In one Solanum dulcamara chromosome 1, daSolDulc1.2, whole genome shotgun sequence genomic region, the following are encoded:
- the LOC129888001 gene encoding photosynthetic NDH subunit of subcomplex B 4, chloroplastic-like isoform X2, translating into MSFTVVKPFIPSPRLELHPFTKLVKQLRHCSSSAFGNAGRRHKIQVQKNCVFRVKVLPDWPLMAALIEHIEGQRDLITHKSAWHLSDEAMKFVYTFYNMFTLWGCSFFGSTKDPYYD; encoded by the exons ATGAGCTTCACAGTCGTCAAACCCTTTATTCCTAGTCCTAGATTGGAGTTGCACCCTTTCACTAAATTAGTTAAA CAACTTAGGCATTGTTCAAGCTCAGCGTTTGGAAATGCAGGCAGGAGGCACAAG ATTCAAGTTCAAAAAAATTGTGTTTTTAGAGTGAAGGTACTCCCGGATTGGCCATTAATGGCAGCATTAATTGAACATATAGAAGGTCAAAGAGACCTCATAACTCACAAATCTGCTTGGCATCTTAGTGACGAAGCCATGAAGTTTGTTT ACACATTTTACAACATGTTCACTCTTTGGGGATGCAGTTTCTTCGGTTCTACCAAG GATCCCTACTATGATTAA
- the LOC129888001 gene encoding photosynthetic NDH subunit of subcomplex B 4, chloroplastic-like isoform X3, translating to MSFTVVKPFIPSPRLELHPFTKLVKQLRHCSSSAFGNAGRRHKIQVQKNCVFRVKVLPDWPLMAALIEHIEGQRDLITHKSAWHLSDEAMKFVYTFYNMFTLWGCSFFGSTKTLKK from the exons ATGAGCTTCACAGTCGTCAAACCCTTTATTCCTAGTCCTAGATTGGAGTTGCACCCTTTCACTAAATTAGTTAAA CAACTTAGGCATTGTTCAAGCTCAGCGTTTGGAAATGCAGGCAGGAGGCACAAG ATTCAAGTTCAAAAAAATTGTGTTTTTAGAGTGAAGGTACTCCCGGATTGGCCATTAATGGCAGCATTAATTGAACATATAGAAGGTCAAAGAGACCTCATAACTCACAAATCTGCTTGGCATCTTAGTGACGAAGCCATGAAGTTTGTTT ACACATTTTACAACATGTTCACTCTTTGGGGATGCAGTTTCTTCGGTTCTACCAAG ACATTGAAGAAATAG
- the LOC129888001 gene encoding photosynthetic NDH subunit of subcomplex B 4, chloroplastic-like isoform X1 produces the protein MSFTVVKPFIPSPRLELHPFTKLVKQLRHCSSSAFGNAGRRHKIQVQKNCVFRVKVLPDWPLMAALIEHIEGQRDLITHKSAWHLSDEAMKFVYTFYNMFTLWGCSFFGSTKISLQGVRLGFLSIKMYRE, from the exons ATGAGCTTCACAGTCGTCAAACCCTTTATTCCTAGTCCTAGATTGGAGTTGCACCCTTTCACTAAATTAGTTAAA CAACTTAGGCATTGTTCAAGCTCAGCGTTTGGAAATGCAGGCAGGAGGCACAAG ATTCAAGTTCAAAAAAATTGTGTTTTTAGAGTGAAGGTACTCCCGGATTGGCCATTAATGGCAGCATTAATTGAACATATAGAAGGTCAAAGAGACCTCATAACTCACAAATCTGCTTGGCATCTTAGTGACGAAGCCATGAAGTTTGTTT ACACATTTTACAACATGTTCACTCTTTGGGGATGCAGTTTCTTCGGTTCTACCAAG ATATCTTTACAAGGCGTAAGGCTAGGATTTTTGTCTATCAAAATGTATAGAGAGTGA
- the LOC129888001 gene encoding photosynthetic NDH subunit of subcomplex B 4, chloroplastic-like isoform X4, giving the protein MQAGGTRVKVLPDWPLMAALIEHIEGQRDLITHKSAWHLSDEAMKFVYTFYNMFTLWGCSFFGSTKISLQGVRLGFLSIKMYRE; this is encoded by the exons ATGCAGGCAGGAGGCACAAG AGTGAAGGTACTCCCGGATTGGCCATTAATGGCAGCATTAATTGAACATATAGAAGGTCAAAGAGACCTCATAACTCACAAATCTGCTTGGCATCTTAGTGACGAAGCCATGAAGTTTGTTT ACACATTTTACAACATGTTCACTCTTTGGGGATGCAGTTTCTTCGGTTCTACCAAG ATATCTTTACAAGGCGTAAGGCTAGGATTTTTGTCTATCAAAATGTATAGAGAGTGA